In Solea senegalensis isolate Sse05_10M linkage group LG18, IFAPA_SoseM_1, whole genome shotgun sequence, a single window of DNA contains:
- the LOC122759670 gene encoding nucleolar transcription factor 1-like, which translates to MTDINPGESEWTSGNLLKLFSAMKSNTPSRFMECAYTTGLKKVDWKSVAFHPFSPEACRLKWRQIVKKMRLTRSLTELLVEAEENLIIGPQVQKKPPPPSVMFYHMHNAKFKEQHPELAQRDIMRVLYQKYKRLPEEEKAPYGKKYKCAYREYLARKRELSEKGVEPPYNTCRRRKESEPVQTGTEGGDGLPPRPHFNAYILFCKEQMSSMDGVGKHNYAKVCGQRWKDLTDGERKNYQRRCRKLKRAYDIKLDQYLKKQQLRKSGDTNTEGREALSPNRPSDSEDEDIEESSSSDDDDDFDCNEEEEEEEEEDEDITFQMY; encoded by the exons ATGACCGACATTAATCCCGGAGAGTCTG AGTGGACCAGTGGAAACCTCCTGAAGCTGTTCTCTGCCATGAAGAGCAACACGCCCTCGCGGTTCATGGAGTGTGCGTACACCACAGGACTGAAGAAGGTGGACTGGAAGAGCGTGGCGTTCCATCCTTTCTCTCCTGAAGCCTGTCGACTCAAGTGGAGACAGATTGTAAAGAAG ATGCGCCTGACTCGATCCCTAACTGAGCTCCTTGTTGAAGCTGAAGAGAACCTCATTATTGGCCCACAG GTTCAGAAGAAGCCGCCTCCTCCAAGTGTCATGTTTTATCACATGCACAATGCCAAGTTTAAGGAGCAGCACCCAGAGCTGGCCCAGAGAGACATTATGAGGGTGTTGTACCAGAAGTACAAACGTCTCCCAGAAGAAGAGAAG GCTCCATATGGGAAGAAATACAAGTGTGCATATCGAGAATACTTGGCGAGGAAACGTGAACTCAG TGAAAAAGGGGTGGAGCCTCCATATAATAcgtgcaggaggaggaaggagtcTGAGCCTGTGCAGACTGGAACTGAAGGTGGAGATGGTCTGCCTCCCAGGCCTCAttt caaTGCCTATATTCTATTCTGCAAAGAGCAAATGTCATCTATGGATGGTGTCGGAAAACATAACTATGCAAAGGTTTGTGGTCAACGCTGGAAAGATTTAACTGACGGAGAGAGGAAGAACTACCAAAGACGCTGCCGAAAg CTGAAGAGAGCGTATGACATTAAACTGGATCAATACCTAAAG AAACAGCAACTCCGTAAATCTGgggacacaaacactgaaggaAGAGAAGCACTGAGCCCAAACAGACCATCA GATTCTGAAGATGAAGACAttgaggagagcagcagcagtgatgatgatgatgattttgacTGTAATGAG gaggaagaggaggaggaggaggaggacgaggacatcACATTTCAGATGTATTAG